The following DNA comes from Clostridiaceae bacterium.
ACTAAAAATACTTGATTTTTGTGAGGAGGATTATTATGCATAAGAAACTTTTTATTCCCGGACCTGTTGAAGTCAGAGAAGATGTTCTTCAAAAAATGGCCACACCCATGATAGGACACAGAACAAAAGATGCTTCAAATTTGCAGAGAAGAATTTCAGAAAAAATGAGAAAAGTGATGTATACCGAAAATGAGATACTGCTCTCAACATCTTCAGGGAGCGGATTAATGGAAGGCGCTGTACGTTCTTGTACAAGAAAGAGAGCAGCAATTTTTTCAGTAGGAGCTTTTGGAGACAGATGGTATAAGATGGCTGTGGCCAATGGCGTTCCCGCAGATAAGTTTTCTTCTGACCTGGGGAAGGCTACAACTCCTGAGATGGTAGATCAGGTACTGTCTACAGGAAAATACGATTTAATAACTATTACACATAATGAAACATCAACAGGAGTTATGAACCCGGTTGAAGAAATCAGCCAGGTAATGAAGAAATACCCTGAAGTTGTATGGTGTATGGATGCAGTAAGTTCATTAGGTGGGACAAAAATAGAAGTAGATAAATTGGGAGTTGATATATGCATCACCTCTTCACAAAAGTGTTTGGGGTTGCCTCCCGGACTGGCTATCTGTTCATTTTCTGAAAAAGCTGTAGAAGCTGCCAAAAAAGTAGAATTCAGGGGTGTATATCTGGATTTGCTTGATTTATATAATTATATCAAGAAAAAGGATTACCAGTATCCATCAACTCCTTCACTTTCACATATGTTTGCCCTTGACTACCAGCTGGACAGAATATTGGAAGAAGGGCTTGAACAGAGGTTTGCCAGACATCTGGAAATGGCCAAGTATGTCCGCCAGTGGGCAAAAGAGAATTTTGCGCTATTTCCTGAGGAAAGATATGCTTCCAACACTCTTACAACAATAAAAAATACCAGGAACATTAATGTAGGAGATTTGAATAAAAAACTTGGAGAAATGGGGTATGCTATTTCTAACGGCTACGGTGACCTTAAAGAAGTAACATTCAGGATAGCTCATATGGCTGATGCTACTATGGATGATATAGTAGAATTGCTTAAAGCGATTGACAGCTTAATTAATTAGAAAATAAAAATGAGGACATTTTCCGACAAAAAGTAAGCTCCCTAATTGCAAGGGGGAGTATCCCGTTACCTTAATCTAAATTGGGACACTCCCCCGACAATAAAACAGATTTCTCTATTAAGAGATTAAACGGGGAATGTCACATACCTTAAACGGGGAGTTTCTCCTTAATAATTTAATCGGAGGGATTATAAGATGAAAGTTATAGTAACAGATAAAATGGCAGATGATGGTATAATTTATTTAAGAGAAAAGGGTTTTGAAGTAGATGTAAAGTTTGGGATTGCCCGCAATGAACTTTTGGATATTATAGGAGAATATGATGCTATAATAGTAAGAAGTACAACCAAGGTTGATGAAGAACTGCTTGAAAAAGCTACAAACTTAAAAGTTGCTGCCCGGGCAGGTAACGGCATAGATAATATTGATGTAAAAGCCTGCACCAAAAGAGGTATTGCTGTAGTTAACACTCCTGAGGGAAATATTATGGCAGCGGCCGAGCTGACTATTGGATTAATATTTGCATTATTCAGAAACATACCACAGGCATATCATGCTGGTAAAAATAAAGATTTCAGAAGAAATAAATTTTCCGGTATTGAATTGGACGGAAAAACCGCAGGTGTTATCGGCCTTGGCAGAATAGGAACAATAGTTGCTACAAAATTAAGAGGCCTGAATATGAAAGTTGTTGCATACGATCCTTACCTGACGGAAGAAAGAGCTGCAAAACTGAGAGTTGAGAAATGTGAAACTATTGAAGAACTTCTTGCCCAGTCTGATGTAGTAACTGTCCATGTACCTAAAACACCTGAAACATATAATTTAATTGGCGAAAAAGAATTAAAAATGTGCAAAAAAGGTGCCAGGATTATTAATGTGGCAAGAGGAGGCATTATTAATGAGCAGGCACTTTATAATGCCTTAAAGGAAGGACATATTGCAGGAGCAGCATTAGATGTTATTGAAAAGGAACCTGCTTTTAATAAAAAACCTGAGGAACAGGATTTCAGCAATCCTCTTATTGAACTGGATAATGTAATTTATACTCCCCACCTGGGAGCTT
Coding sequences within:
- a CDS encoding alanine--glyoxylate aminotransferase family protein, producing MHKKLFIPGPVEVREDVLQKMATPMIGHRTKDASNLQRRISEKMRKVMYTENEILLSTSSGSGLMEGAVRSCTRKRAAIFSVGAFGDRWYKMAVANGVPADKFSSDLGKATTPEMVDQVLSTGKYDLITITHNETSTGVMNPVEEISQVMKKYPEVVWCMDAVSSLGGTKIEVDKLGVDICITSSQKCLGLPPGLAICSFSEKAVEAAKKVEFRGVYLDLLDLYNYIKKKDYQYPSTPSLSHMFALDYQLDRILEEGLEQRFARHLEMAKYVRQWAKENFALFPEERYASNTLTTIKNTRNINVGDLNKKLGEMGYAISNGYGDLKEVTFRIAHMADATMDDIVELLKAIDSLIN
- a CDS encoding phosphoglycerate dehydrogenase → MKVIVTDKMADDGIIYLREKGFEVDVKFGIARNELLDIIGEYDAIIVRSTTKVDEELLEKATNLKVAARAGNGIDNIDVKACTKRGIAVVNTPEGNIMAAAELTIGLIFALFRNIPQAYHAGKNKDFRRNKFSGIELDGKTAGVIGLGRIGTIVATKLRGLNMKVVAYDPYLTEERAAKLRVEKCETIEELLAQSDVVTVHVPKTPETYNLIGEKELKMCKKGARIINVARGGIINEQALYNALKEGHIAGAALDVIEKEPAFNKKPEEQDFSNPLIELDNVIYTPHLGASTEEASHNVSLDSAKLVEGVLNGQIVSAVNMPHISNGDINGLRPYILLAEMLGKIYYQSERETVERIEVIYRGDLVDKETKLISLSALKGLLDPVVSENINYVNVEFIANGMGVSLVESKSSCLEKYTNLITVKFCTKSRELSVSGTVFAKEEIRIVDFFGYKLDFEPSPTVIAIQNIDKPGMIGKIGSILGAGNVNIAAMQWSRNRKGEKAVAFISVDGDVTEEMLKQLREIDGVLRVSKLRF